A window from Chitinophaga filiformis encodes these proteins:
- a CDS encoding DUF2851 family protein, whose product MTIVNVDPLLAEELFQHIWQFRLFSQTGLTTQEGESLHIDHPGQHNRHAGPDFTAARIRIGDTLWVGNVELHLKTSDWFRHGHQYNLQYRNVILHVVFAHDMPGGTTNGIPVLELQPAIPKLLLQRYEALRQSAALIPCAGSLPDVPELVWMGWKDRLLIERLEQKADQLKAWLLQTRYDWEEVCFRAMARAAGMPVNGEVFLHVAQSMPYKVLLRHQHDLFLLEALLFGQAGMLDDTATDPYMQGLQREYAYMRHKYRLTPLDARHWKWLRMRPASFPSMKIAFLAALLHQVPHLFSRILEAPDAASLEKMLQVRPSDYWQTHYKFGKPVSRTQMPGTRAVHNILINTVLPLLYLYGREKGDSRCQEKAIHLMEQLPPEENHVIGEWNALNINAGSAGESQALLQLKQHYCDEKHCLRCAVGARLLRSDIA is encoded by the coding sequence ATGACCATTGTGAATGTTGATCCGCTGCTCGCAGAAGAGCTATTTCAACACATCTGGCAATTCCGCTTATTTAGCCAAACCGGTCTTACTACACAGGAGGGCGAATCTTTACACATCGATCATCCCGGTCAGCATAACCGGCATGCAGGACCCGATTTCACCGCAGCGCGTATCCGCATAGGTGATACATTGTGGGTGGGCAATGTAGAACTGCACCTGAAAACGTCTGACTGGTTCCGGCACGGGCACCAGTACAACCTGCAGTATCGTAATGTTATCCTGCATGTGGTGTTTGCGCATGACATGCCGGGAGGGACAACCAATGGCATACCTGTGCTGGAATTGCAGCCTGCTATTCCGAAGTTGCTGTTGCAACGGTACGAGGCCCTGCGGCAATCGGCGGCGCTGATTCCCTGTGCAGGTTCTCTGCCAGATGTGCCGGAACTTGTCTGGATGGGTTGGAAGGACCGCCTGCTGATAGAGCGGCTGGAACAAAAGGCCGACCAGTTAAAGGCCTGGCTCTTGCAAACGCGGTACGATTGGGAAGAAGTTTGTTTCCGTGCTATGGCAAGAGCAGCCGGCATGCCTGTGAACGGGGAAGTATTCCTGCATGTAGCGCAATCCATGCCATATAAGGTCTTGCTTCGCCACCAGCATGACCTGTTCCTGCTGGAAGCGCTGCTATTCGGACAGGCAGGTATGCTGGATGATACTGCCACAGACCCTTATATGCAGGGGCTACAGCGGGAGTACGCTTACATGCGGCATAAATACCGCCTTACACCGCTCGATGCCCGGCACTGGAAATGGCTGCGGATGCGTCCCGCCTCTTTTCCAAGTATGAAGATCGCTTTCCTGGCCGCATTGCTTCACCAGGTCCCACACCTGTTTTCCCGGATACTGGAAGCCCCTGATGCGGCCAGCCTGGAAAAGATGCTGCAGGTCCGGCCTTCCGATTACTGGCAGACCCATTACAAATTTGGCAAACCTGTGAGCAGGACGCAGATGCCAGGTACCCGTGCCGTCCATAATATCCTGATCAATACCGTCTTGCCATTGCTATACCTGTACGGCCGGGAGAAAGGAGATAGCCGCTGCCAGGAGAAGGCCATTCATCTTATGGAACAACTCCCCCCGGAGGAAAACCACGTTATAGGTGAATGGAATGCATTGAATATCAACGCCGGTTCTGCGGGAGAAAGCCAGGCATTGTTACAGTTGAAACAACATTACTGTGATGAAAAACATTGCCTGAGATGTGCCGTCGGAGCAAGGTTGCTCCGGTCTGATATTGCCTGA
- a CDS encoding efflux RND transporter periplasmic adaptor subunit produces the protein MKTKQHILLIGATGLFYLASCKGPAQKTAMVLPPTPVSVVPAAMGTAVYYDKYPATVVALNQVELRAQVSGYITGIFFKEGEVVQKGKPLYEIDRRKYEAAYRQAEASISQAKANLTKAQKDADRYHKLAEQDAIARQTLDNADAALDVSRSQLAAAEAALLAARTDLDYSIIKAPFTGRIGISQVKLGAQVSAGTTLLNTMSSENPIAVDFVVNENDIPRFSALQGKAVSAGDSTFRLQLPNGKQYDEPGRIAVIDRGVDNLTATIKVRIEFNNPKGELKEGMSGVMNVLNDQSGERVIIPYKSVIEQMGEFFVFIAKDTVAEQRKIHLGPRLRDRIVVMDGVQQGELIVTEGLNRLRDGGKIDTTTVKKAPDAAAAKK, from the coding sequence ATGAAAACAAAGCAACACATTCTCCTCATTGGCGCTACAGGCTTATTTTACCTGGCTTCCTGTAAAGGCCCGGCTCAGAAAACAGCCATGGTATTGCCTCCTACACCGGTAAGCGTTGTCCCTGCCGCTATGGGCACCGCTGTTTATTACGATAAATATCCCGCTACTGTAGTGGCACTGAACCAGGTAGAACTGCGTGCACAGGTATCAGGATATATTACCGGCATTTTCTTTAAAGAAGGTGAAGTGGTACAGAAAGGAAAACCGCTCTATGAAATAGACCGTCGTAAGTATGAAGCTGCTTACCGCCAGGCAGAAGCAAGCATTAGCCAGGCAAAAGCTAATCTTACCAAGGCACAGAAAGATGCAGACCGTTACCATAAACTGGCTGAGCAGGACGCGATTGCCCGCCAGACACTGGATAATGCCGATGCAGCACTGGATGTAAGTCGCAGCCAGCTGGCAGCAGCAGAAGCAGCCTTACTCGCAGCACGTACAGATCTCGATTATTCCATTATAAAAGCGCCATTCACCGGCCGTATCGGTATTTCACAGGTGAAACTGGGGGCGCAGGTAAGTGCCGGAACCACATTGCTGAACACGATGTCTTCCGAAAACCCTATCGCTGTCGATTTCGTGGTGAACGAAAATGACATCCCACGTTTCTCTGCCCTGCAGGGTAAGGCCGTATCTGCCGGCGATTCTACTTTCCGCCTGCAGCTGCCGAATGGCAAACAGTATGATGAACCAGGTCGTATCGCTGTTATTGACCGCGGTGTGGACAACCTGACCGCTACCATCAAAGTACGTATCGAATTCAATAACCCTAAGGGTGAACTGAAAGAAGGTATGAGCGGTGTGATGAACGTCCTCAACGATCAGTCCGGCGAGCGCGTGATCATTCCTTACAAATCAGTAATAGAGCAGATGGGGGAATTCTTCGTATTCATTGCAAAAGATACCGTTGCCGAACAGCGCAAAATACACCTCGGTCCCCGTTTGAGAGACCGGATCGTGGTAATGGACGGTGTACAACAAGGAGAATTGATCGTAACCGAAGGTCTGAACCGCTTACGTGACGGCGGTAAGATCGATACGACTACCGTGAAGAAAGCTCCGGATGCAGCCGCAGCCAAGAAATAG
- a CDS encoding TolC family protein: MKRVFYLTAVLSAVLYNAPSYAQKVSDSLLPQATLQACIQYALNHQPVVKQARLDEDITEYTIKGKLADWYPQVGLDYNLYHYLKIPTSYFNGNYAQIGVANSSAALFQWNQNLFNRDLLLAGRTARDVRKQAKQNTESYRIDVVANVTKAYYDLLLTQKQIDVLNEDIVRLERSLKDAYNQYQGGLVDKTDYKRATISLNNTRAQKKTGEEQLKAREAYLRQLMGYPASGSLPLVYDTVQMAQNVQLDTTVTVAYDNRIEMQLLQTQKVLQEAELKYNKWSFLPTVSAFANYSFTYLHPEFQKLYSNNLPSSQVGLKVSLPIFQGSKRIYNIRQSELQIKRIDLDVENLRNQINTEYTQAMATYKANFNQFMVMKENVDLAQEVYNLIELQYREGVKTYLEVITAQTDLRSAQLNYYNAMYTVLSSKIDLQRALGTITTNNY; this comes from the coding sequence ATGAAAAGAGTATTTTATCTGACCGCCGTACTAAGTGCCGTGCTGTACAATGCACCCTCTTATGCGCAAAAGGTCTCCGATTCATTGCTTCCTCAGGCAACCTTGCAGGCTTGCATTCAGTATGCACTTAACCATCAGCCCGTTGTAAAGCAGGCCAGACTGGATGAAGACATCACTGAATATACCATTAAAGGTAAGCTTGCCGACTGGTATCCTCAGGTTGGGCTGGACTACAACCTGTATCATTATCTGAAGATACCCACTTCCTATTTCAATGGTAACTATGCACAGATCGGCGTAGCCAACAGTTCTGCCGCACTGTTCCAGTGGAACCAGAATTTGTTTAACCGCGACCTCCTGCTGGCTGGCAGAACCGCCCGCGACGTCCGTAAACAGGCCAAACAAAATACAGAAAGCTACCGGATTGATGTGGTGGCTAACGTAACCAAGGCTTATTACGATCTCCTGCTTACCCAGAAGCAGATCGATGTACTGAATGAAGACATCGTACGCCTGGAGCGTAGCCTGAAAGATGCTTATAACCAATACCAGGGCGGACTGGTGGATAAGACCGATTACAAACGGGCTACCATCTCCCTCAACAATACCCGCGCGCAGAAAAAGACCGGGGAAGAGCAGCTGAAAGCCCGCGAGGCCTACCTGCGTCAGCTGATGGGCTACCCCGCCTCCGGGTCATTACCGTTGGTGTACGATACCGTCCAGATGGCACAGAATGTACAGCTGGATACCACTGTTACCGTGGCTTATGACAACAGGATCGAGATGCAGTTATTGCAAACACAGAAGGTGCTGCAGGAAGCGGAACTGAAGTACAATAAATGGAGCTTCCTGCCTACAGTGTCAGCTTTTGCAAACTATAGTTTCACCTATCTGCACCCGGAATTTCAGAAGTTATACAGCAACAACCTGCCTAGTTCCCAGGTAGGGCTGAAGGTGTCTCTTCCTATCTTCCAGGGCTCTAAACGTATCTACAACATCCGCCAGTCGGAACTGCAGATAAAACGTATAGATCTGGATGTGGAAAACCTGCGGAACCAGATCAACACAGAGTATACACAGGCAATGGCGACCTACAAGGCCAACTTCAACCAGTTTATGGTGATGAAAGAGAATGTGGACCTTGCCCAGGAAGTGTATAACCTCATCGAACTGCAGTACCGGGAAGGAGTGAAGACCTATCTTGAGGTGATCACCGCGCAAACCGATCTCCGCTCAGCGCAGCTCAATTATTATAATGCGATGTACACTGTACTGTCGAGCAAGATAGATCTGCAGCGTGCACTGGGAACAATAACAACTAACAACTACTAA
- a CDS encoding trans-sulfuration enzyme family protein → MKIATQLLHSIPVDELTGAISVPIYQTSTFVQESPGINKGFEFSRANNPTRKVLENIICNLEEGHAGFAFASGMAAIDAVMKLLKSGDEIMAVEDTYGGIFQMFQHMFERFGIKANFVDTSNTDKVLAAITPNTKMIWLESPTNPTLRVSDIKSISKIAKQHNVLLVVDNTLCTPLLQQPMPLGADIVIHSATKYLAGHTDVIAGLVVVNSKILADQLRFNQNISGSILSPFEAWLTIRGIETLCLRLDKQCSNAMAIATWLSTHPAVDKVFYPGLSTHKNHHIARKQQKQYGALVSFSLKSDNIKNAIRVVNSTKLFKLAESFGGVKSMLDHPATMTHRNIPEEFRKKTGLQDSCIRLSVGIEDAEDLINDLKQALDKLNLPAGKQITVLQ, encoded by the coding sequence TTGAAAATAGCTACTCAATTATTGCATAGCATCCCGGTGGATGAATTGACGGGCGCCATTTCCGTACCCATCTACCAGACCTCCACTTTTGTGCAGGAATCTCCGGGGATCAACAAGGGATTTGAATTTTCCCGTGCCAATAACCCTACGCGGAAAGTGCTGGAAAATATCATCTGCAACCTGGAAGAAGGGCATGCAGGTTTTGCTTTCGCCAGTGGCATGGCGGCTATTGATGCTGTGATGAAACTGTTAAAAAGTGGTGATGAGATCATGGCCGTGGAAGACACCTATGGCGGTATTTTCCAGATGTTCCAGCATATGTTTGAACGCTTTGGGATCAAAGCAAACTTCGTAGATACCAGCAATACGGACAAAGTACTGGCAGCAATCACTCCCAATACAAAGATGATCTGGCTGGAATCTCCCACCAATCCAACTTTACGTGTATCTGATATTAAATCCATCAGCAAAATAGCCAAACAGCATAATGTACTACTGGTGGTGGACAATACACTTTGTACACCATTGCTACAGCAACCCATGCCACTGGGCGCGGACATTGTGATACACAGCGCAACCAAATACCTGGCAGGTCATACCGATGTTATCGCAGGACTGGTAGTGGTGAATTCAAAAATACTTGCAGACCAGCTGCGTTTTAACCAGAACATCTCAGGCAGTATACTCAGCCCCTTTGAGGCCTGGCTGACGATCAGGGGTATTGAAACACTCTGCCTCCGCCTGGATAAACAATGCAGCAATGCAATGGCCATCGCTACCTGGCTGTCTACACATCCGGCGGTGGATAAAGTATTTTACCCTGGACTAAGCACACATAAAAACCATCATATTGCACGTAAACAACAGAAACAATACGGCGCACTTGTCAGCTTTTCTCTTAAGAGCGACAACATAAAAAATGCGATCCGCGTAGTGAACAGCACCAAGCTATTCAAACTGGCGGAAAGTTTCGGAGGAGTAAAAAGTATGCTGGATCATCCGGCTACAATGACGCATCGCAACATCCCGGAAGAATTCAGGAAGAAGACCGGGTTGCAGGATTCCTGTATACGGCTGTCAGTAGGTATCGAGGATGCTGAAGATCTTATCAATGACCTGAAACAGGCACTGGATAAACTGAACCTGCCCGCGGGAAAACAGATCACGGTATTACAGTAA
- a CDS encoding homoserine dehydrogenase: MENKIINLGIFGFGCVGQGLYEVLNRTKGINARIKKICIKDPNKSRPIDASYFTTDKNEILNDPTIDVVVELINDTEAAFEIVSTALRNGKAVVSASKRMIAENLPALYQLQVENKVPFLYEASSCASIPIIRNLEEYYDNDLLNAVEGICNGSTNYILTKIFEENLSFETALQQAQDKGFAETDPTLDIEGYDPKFKIVILLLHAFGTFVKPEEVFNYGIHHLNDFDIQFAKQRNCTIKLIGNCRRQNGHVNAYVLPHLIREHNLLYDVYNEYNGILLESAFTDKQFFVGKGAGGTATGSAVLSDISALLYNYRYEYKKIKQSNQPAFTNDVQLKVYLRYRTADQVHLADFYNISEKYESATYSYVVGVINLEKLKTATWLKNKDVNLLVLEEENAR, from the coding sequence ATGGAAAACAAGATCATCAATTTAGGTATTTTCGGATTTGGTTGTGTGGGACAAGGGTTATACGAGGTACTCAACAGAACAAAAGGTATCAATGCCCGTATCAAAAAGATATGTATTAAAGATCCTAACAAATCGCGTCCTATTGACGCCAGTTACTTTACTACTGACAAAAATGAAATTCTGAATGATCCTACCATCGATGTAGTGGTAGAATTGATCAATGACACTGAAGCTGCATTTGAAATAGTAAGTACTGCACTGCGTAATGGCAAGGCAGTAGTAAGCGCCAGCAAACGCATGATCGCAGAAAACCTGCCCGCATTATACCAGCTGCAGGTGGAAAACAAAGTACCTTTCCTCTACGAAGCCTCCAGCTGCGCAAGTATTCCTATCATCCGTAACCTGGAAGAATACTATGACAACGACCTGCTGAATGCGGTGGAAGGTATCTGTAACGGTTCTACGAATTACATTCTTACCAAAATATTTGAAGAGAACCTGAGCTTTGAAACAGCGCTGCAACAGGCACAGGACAAAGGTTTCGCAGAAACAGACCCTACCCTGGACATTGAAGGGTACGATCCTAAGTTCAAGATCGTGATCCTGTTATTACATGCCTTCGGTACTTTCGTAAAACCAGAAGAAGTATTCAACTATGGTATCCATCATCTGAACGATTTCGATATCCAATTTGCAAAGCAACGCAACTGTACCATTAAGCTGATCGGCAACTGCCGCAGGCAGAACGGGCATGTGAATGCATATGTATTGCCACACCTGATCAGGGAACATAACCTGTTGTACGATGTATACAACGAATACAACGGCATCCTGCTGGAGAGCGCATTCACCGACAAACAGTTCTTTGTGGGTAAGGGTGCAGGTGGTACTGCTACCGGTAGTGCAGTGCTGTCGGATATCTCTGCATTATTGTATAATTATCGCTACGAGTATAAGAAGATCAAGCAATCCAATCAGCCGGCATTCACCAATGATGTACAACTGAAAGTATACCTGCGTTACCGCACTGCAGACCAGGTACATCTTGCAGATTTCTACAACATCTCCGAAAAATATGAGTCTGCCACATATAGCTATGTAGTAGGTGTCATCAACCTTGAGAAGCTGAAAACTGCTACATGGTTGAAGAACAAGGATGTGAACCTGCTGGTGCTGGAAGAGGAAAATGCACGTTAG
- the lipA gene encoding lipoyl synthase, with translation MEETPITTATPCSTAPAAAAPRTKKPDWLRVKLPIGESYKQVRNLVDTHKLHTICESGNCPNMGECWGAGTATFMILGNICTRSCGFCAVATGRPEAVDWDEPQRVAEAIYLMKVKHAVITSVDRDELKDGGSIIWANTIKAVRSLNPDTTMETLIPDFRGQWENLQRIIDVAPEVVSHNLETVERLTKQVRIQAKYHRSLEVIRRLKDGGMRTKSGIMLGLGETKEEVVQAMQDLYDNGCDVVTLGQYLQPTPKHLPVVRFVHPDEFAELREIGYNMGLDYVESGPLVRSSYHAEKHINSGRTVK, from the coding sequence ATGGAAGAAACACCGATCACGACCGCAACGCCATGCAGCACAGCGCCTGCTGCCGCTGCTCCGAGAACTAAAAAACCGGACTGGCTGAGGGTTAAGTTGCCAATAGGAGAGAGTTATAAGCAGGTACGTAACCTGGTTGACACACATAAGTTACACACGATCTGTGAGAGCGGAAATTGCCCGAATATGGGTGAATGCTGGGGAGCCGGCACCGCCACCTTTATGATCCTGGGGAATATCTGTACCCGCAGTTGTGGGTTCTGCGCTGTAGCTACCGGCAGGCCGGAAGCTGTGGATTGGGATGAACCTCAACGGGTTGCAGAAGCGATATACCTCATGAAAGTGAAACATGCCGTGATCACCTCTGTGGACAGAGATGAGCTGAAAGATGGTGGTTCCATCATCTGGGCTAATACAATTAAAGCAGTAAGATCATTGAATCCGGATACAACAATGGAAACATTGATCCCGGACTTCAGAGGACAGTGGGAAAACCTCCAGCGCATCATTGATGTGGCCCCGGAAGTGGTATCCCACAACCTCGAAACAGTGGAACGCCTCACCAAACAGGTGCGTATCCAGGCAAAATATCACCGCAGCCTGGAAGTGATCCGTCGCCTGAAAGATGGCGGCATGCGTACCAAGAGCGGTATCATGCTCGGCCTTGGTGAAACTAAAGAGGAAGTGGTACAGGCTATGCAAGACCTGTACGACAACGGATGTGACGTGGTGACACTCGGACAATATCTTCAACCTACCCCAAAACATCTGCCTGTTGTCCGTTTTGTTCATCCCGACGAGTTCGCAGAATTGCGTGAAATAGGATATAACATGGGTCTGGATTATGTCGAATCAGGACCACTAGTGAGATCCTCCTACCATGCAGAAAAACATATTAATAGTGGACGCACGGTGAAATAG